TGCAGTTCGTCCAGCTCTTCGTACACGACGAGTGCCGCCGGCAGCTCAAGGTCAAGTTCCCCACGGGCCGCACCTTCTACCTGCAGCTGCGCGCCGCGCCCGAGACCCGCGACCGGGAGTTCGGCCAGTGGGTGCGGCTGCTCTACCGCCTGCGCTTCCACGCGGCGCAGGGGGCCGTGCCCTTCTTCCGCGAGGACGCGCTGGACGATGACTACGACTACGAGGGCGCGGAGGACGACAGCGACGAAGGGGAGGGGGGCGACGAGGACGAGGAGGAGCTGGTGAAGGCCGGAGAGGACGGGGAGCAGGTGAGAGCGGGACTCGGGCGGCTAGGAGATTGGAGGGCGGTGTGGGCGGGCCGGTGGTCCCAGGGCGGTGGGAGGGAGCGGAGAAGGGTCTTTTGGCCTGGACTCTTGGGTCCGAGAGGGGAGGGGCTGGACTCCTGGGTCCGAGGGAGGAGAGAGGATGGGGTCCCTGGGCCCCTGGATCTGAGGGAGGGCGGACTTGGGGGTCAGAGGGAGGAGGACCTCAGAGCTGAGACTGGCCAGTGTGAGTGGGGGCGGGCAGGGCCTTGGTCCCCTGGCTGAAGTGACTCTATTTTCCATGCCAGCCCTCTGATAGCCTCTCTCAGAGGGCGGGGGACTGGGGAGTGACTGCCCTGGTCCTCAAGTGTGTTGTCAGCCACGCCTGCGGCCCTAGTTCcctgaagggtctcagggagggggCCGGCCCTCCTTGGTGGGGTATGGCAGGCACCAGGAACCTCCGTGGCCTCATCTTTTCCAGCACCCCTCTCGCTGCCTTCCCAGTAAGCTCAGAGCCCCCTCGCTGCCCGCACAGGGCAGAAGCGCCTACAcacggaggcctctgtctgaccCGTGCTCTCTCCTTCCCAGACGCCACCGGCTGTGGAGACCAGACTTGACCCCCAGGTGTCGGAACTCTGGGGGCTCTAAGGGTCCCCACATCTTCAGGGATCATCGAAGGACCAGAGCTCTAACATGTCCTCCCTCTGGGCCGGACAGACAAAGTATCCGAGTTAATAAAGACCAGCCGCTTACAACCCAGTGCCCAGCTCAGTGAGCGGTGCCCCTGCCGTCCCCGTCCAACATGGCCACCTTGCTGAAGTAACTTTTCCCGGAGAGCAGCCCCACCATGTGCTTGGGGCGGCCCTTCCAACAAAGCTGCCTCACGAGGGTCCCGTTTCCCAGGCCAGCTGCCCCAACACGGCCTGCGGTCATCTGGGCCTGGCCAGAGTGGCCCAGGCGGCTCGGTGGCCTCCCTAAAGGAGGCGTCTCAGGATGGCTCCCACAATACATGGGCGACTCGCTAAAGGAACTGCCTCTGATGGTCAGCTCCCTGCCCTTGATTCCATCCTGGCCGCCTTCTTGGGGTTGCAGTGCCCACcaggtgcccccc
The sequence above is drawn from the Tenrec ecaudatus isolate mTenEca1 chromosome 18, mTenEca1.hap1, whole genome shotgun sequence genome and encodes:
- the GARIN5A gene encoding Golgi-associated RAB2 interactor protein 5A isoform X2; this encodes MKRDKLKVGPSGTDRAPDPAYPTGRPGQLQRHLQSGEFDQLRDLTIFESNFVQVTRLGEVANKVTMGVAASSPALELPDLLLLAGPTKENGNLQLFGLFPLQFVQLFVHDECRRQLKVKFPTGRTFYLQLRAAPETRDREFGQWVRLLYRLRFHAAQGAVPFFREDALDDDYDYEGAEDDSDEGEGGDEDEEELVKAGEDGEQTPPAVETRLDPQVSELWGL
- the GARIN5A gene encoding Golgi-associated RAB2 interactor protein 5A isoform X1 — protein: MKRDKLKVGPSGTGEAGPGGMSDRAPDPAYPTGRPGQLQRHLQSGEFDQLRDLTIFESNFVQVTRLGEVANKVTMGVAASSPALELPDLLLLAGPTKENGNLQLFGLFPLQFVQLFVHDECRRQLKVKFPTGRTFYLQLRAAPETRDREFGQWVRLLYRLRFHAAQGAVPFFREDALDDDYDYEGAEDDSDEGEGGDEDEEELVKAGEDGEQTPPAVETRLDPQVSELWGL